The Mycobacterium riyadhense sequence GCCGGTCCGAGCGAGAAGATCAGCCGTGGTGACGGTGTTATTTACTGGCAAGTACCGAAGGGCAGCACATTGGACAGCACCATAGGGCAGACGATGGGAAAGAAGCGTTACAAGTCGTCGACAACCACCCGCAACCTGCGGACGCTGAACAAGGTGCTGCGATGAAGGTCGACCTTAGCGGTGTCTCGGAGACGGCCCTACTGACGTTGAACGCGCGGGCTCGCGAAGCTCGCCGCCGCAACCCCATCATCGATGATCCGATGGCGATCGCTTTGGTCGATGCGATCGATTTCGATTTTGCGAAATTCGGCCCTCCCCGGCAGGACTTCGCGCTGCGAGCGCTGGCGTTCGACGCACAGGTGCGGTCCTACCTCGATGAGCACCCGACGGCCACCGTGGTCGCGCTCGCCGAGGGCCTGCAGACCAGTTTCTGGCGCTTGGATGCGGCGCTTCCAGACGGCCAATTCCGTTGGCTGACGGTTGATCTGCCACCGATCGTGGACGTCCGAACGCGGTTGCTCCCGACGTCGCCGCGGATCTCGGTGTGCGCTCAGTCTGCGTTGGACTACAGCTGGATGGATTCCGTCGACCCTGCCGGCGGGGTATTCATCACCGCCGAGGGTTTGCTGATGTATCTGCAGCCCGAGCAGGCGCTGGGACTAATCGCCGAGTGCGCCAAGAGATTTCCCGGCGGCCGACTGCTCTTCGATCTGCCGCCGACGTGGTTCGCCAGGTGGAGCCGTCTCGGTATCCGAACCTCGCTGCGCTACCGGATACCGCCGATGCCGTTCAGCCTCTCAGTTGCGCAGGCCGCGGATCTGGTGGGCACGGTACCGGGTGTGGTTGCGGCCCATGATCTGCGGTTACCACCGGGCCGCGGCGTGCTCTTCAACGCCGCGCTGTCAACCGTCTACCACATGAGCGTCTTCGACACGCTGCGTCCGTGCCTGACCCTGCTGGAGTTCGGTTAGTTACTCATCAGGCACGTTGGTGAGGTAGCGAATCGCGTCGGACTTGGTCAGGCCGAGCGCTCGGGCCACTTCGACGTATTCCTTGGCCGCCGCCGCCATCGCCGCATCGGTCGGGTCGAAACGGGAGATGAAAGTGCCGAACCGGCCGCGGGTTTCCACGATCGCCGCCGACTCCAGCTCGCGGTAGGCGCGAGCCACGGTATTGGCGGCCACGCCAAGCTGACCGGCCAGGTCGCGCACCGTCGGCAACCGCGTGCCGGGCGGCAACGCACCGGCTCGGACTCCATCAATGACCTGGGTTCTGAGTTGATCGAACAAAGGCTTGCCAGCCTTCACGTCGACCCGTAACCAATCCCGCAGCTCCACGTACCAAGTATCTACCAAGCCCGGCTATGTTTGTGGGATGCGAGTGACGGTGCTCAGCGGCGCGGGAATCTCCGCGGAGAGCGGCGTCCCCACATTCCGCGACGACAAGAACGGGTTGTGGGCCCGCTTCGACCCTTACGAGCTGTCCAGCACGCAAGGGTGGGAGCGCAATCCCGAGCGCGTCTGGGGGTGGTACCTGTGGCGCCACTACCTCGTGGCCACCGTCGAACCCAATGACGGGCACCGGGCGATCGCGGCGTGGCAGGACCACGTCGAGGTCAGCGTCATCACCCAGAATGTCGACGACCTACACGAGCGCGCCGGCAGCAATCCCGTGCATCACCTGCACGGCAGTCTTTTTGAATTCCGTTGCGCGCGTTGCGGCGTGCCCTACCACGACCCGCTACCGGAGATGACCGAACCCACGATAGAAGTGGAACCACCGGTTTGCCTGAAATGCGGCGGCCTGATCCGTCCCGACATTGTGTGGTTCGGTGAGGCACTACCCGAAGGCCCGTGGCTCCAGGCCGTCGAGGCCACGGAAGCCGCCGACGTGATGGTCGTGGTCGGGACGTCCGCGATCGTCTACCCAGCAGCCGGGCTGCCCGAGCTGGCGCTCGCGCGCGGCACGGTCGTGATCGAGGTCAATCCTGAGCCCACACCGCTGACCAGAAATGCCACCCTCAGCATCCGCGAGTCGGCCAGCAAGGCATTGCCTGGATTGCTTGAACAATTGCCTGCCCTGCTCAAGTAACCGTCGAGTCTGCGCACAGATCGCGGTTTGTCCACAAAATTGCGCGCTCAGCGCAGTTTCGGCATGGCCGCGTCGGGGCGGCCGGCGAGTGTGCTGGCATGAGATCTCCGTTCATTGGTAGCGAAGCCGTGCGGAACGGCTCACTACGGCCCCACCAGCTGCGTTCTGGATACACAAGGGTGTTCCCGGATGTGTATATCCCGCGCACCCATCAAGAGCTCACATTGCGAGAAAAAGCGGTCGCGGGGTGGTTATGGTCGCATCGACAGGGCGTGCTCGCGGGTCTAACGGCGGCTTCCTGGCATGGATCCAAATGGATCGATGAACACCTGCCAATGGAGCTGATTTGGTCCAACGCGCGGCCTCCCCGCGGCATACAGACCTTCGATGTGACACTGCAGCCCAACGAATTTTACCTGGTCAACGGCCTCCCGGTGACCACACCGCAACGCACCGCGTACGACATTGGGCGCCGCAAGCCGATAGGCACCGCGATCGCCTACCTGGACGCGCTCATGGGGGCTACCGGCGTCAAGGCCCATGAAGTCGCCGAAATCGCGGAGCAGCATCTGGACTCAGCGCTAGAGCTCGTCGACACCGGTTCGCAGTCACTGAAAGAAACGTGGCTGCGGCTGTTGCTGATTCGCGCGGGCTTGCCGCGGCCGAAGATCCAGATCCCGGTGCTGACCAAAGACGGAGCTCAGGTGTACTACCTCGATATGGGTTGGGAGGGTTTAAAGGTCGCTGTCGAATACGACGGCGAGCATCATCGCCTCAACCGCGGGCAATACACAAGAGATGTTCGGCGCAGTGAGGCGTTAGAAAGGCTGGGCTGGCTCATCATCCGAGTGGTCGTAACTGATCGTCCCGGCGAAATCATTCGCCGAGTTCGCGATGCGTTGGAGTTTCGCGCATCGAAACTGCGCACAGATCGCGATTTGGCGTAAACCCCAGCGCTGAGCGCAGTCTCGGCGGGGAACTACGGACGATGCGCCCGGCCCAGCGCTAACTCCGACACCGGCAGCGGCGCCCACACCGGCAAAGTCCACTCCCGTCGCGCGGATTCCACCGCAAATCCCGCCTCAAGGATCGCGCGCTCGGTGTCGCGATGGGTGTGGCAATTGCCCATGATCTTCGGCCAGAACGTCGCGTCGACCAGGCGCTGCCACTTACCTCGGACGCCGGCACTGGCGACATGCTCGAGATACCGCAGTTGTCCGCCTGGCCGCAGCAACGAACGCAGGTGCTGCAAAACGCTGCGCTGGTCGCGCACCGAACACAGCACCAGTGAGCAGACAACGGCGTCGAACTGCTGCTCGTCGCTGAACTCCTCGACCGTTTCGTCGGTGACGACAACCGGAATCGGTGCGCCAACGGCGGCTTCGCGGGCTTTGGCCGCCAGCCGTGGCTCGGGTTCCACGGCGACCACCATCTCGACGGACTCCGGGTAGAAGACGAAGTTGGTCCCGCTCCCCGCACCGACTTCCAGTACCCGACCCGAGAGGCCGGCCAGATTCTCCCGACGCAGGGCCGTTACCGCTTTGGCTTCGTGGGCGGCAAAAACCGGCCAAACCCGGGCGAAGAACGGGTTGTGGACCCTAACAGCCACGGTCATTCGAGCAGTCCCCCTCCGATGGGCGGCGTGACAGCACCCATTCCACCAACTCCGCCGATGTGGCGCGCCCGCCAGTTTGGGCGCCAACCAGCCCAGCCACCATATGACCGCACAGGACCGCACCCAACACCCGGTCGGCGAAGGCATCGACATCGCCGAATGGCAAATGCGGCTTGGCGATCAGCAGGGCCGCCACCCCGTGCGCAGCGGTCCACAGTTCCAGGGCGATGGTAGTCGGATCGTCGCTGCGGTAGACGCCCTCATCCATGAGGGTCTGCACGGAAGCCCGCATGTGCTTAAACGCCGAGCTGTCCAGGGCGATATCGACATTGCTTCCCGACCGCCACTCACCCATCGTCGCGAGCCGATACAGCTCAGGAGTCTGTACGGCAAACCGCACATAGGCCAGCCCTTGGGCCCGCAACACGTCCACCGTGGACTGTTGCCCGGCAGATGCCACCTGCTCCATTGCCTGGTCGAGTCTGGCCAAATAGCGTGCGCACACCGCGTCCAGCAGCGCGTCCTTGTCCTCAAAGTGCAGGTAGATCGACGGCGGTGTCACGCCGACGCGTTGCGCCACCGATCGGATCGATACCGCCCTTGCCTGCCCCGTCTCCAGCAGCAGCTCGGTGGCGGCATCCAGGATTTCGTGGCGGAGGAGATCACCGGACCCACGTGGGGCGCGCGAGCGGCGCAAGCCAGCCGTCGAGACGTCAACCATCGCGCGTCACCGAGGCGGGAATCGGCGGCTCCTCGCGCGTCGTCGCGGCGGCACCGGGCGCCTGGAACGCCACCGACTTTTCTGAGGCTTCGCTGATGCCGAACCGTTCGTGCAGCCACACCAGCGGCTTGGGCGCCCACCAGTTCCACCGGCCCATCACATGCATGAACGCCGGCACCAGCACCATCCGCACCAGGGTCGCGTCGGCGGCCACGGCCAGGGTCAGGCCCAGGCCGAACATCCGCATGAACGACACATGCGCGGCGATCAGCGCGGCGAACGACATCGACATCACCAACGCGGCCGCGGTGATCACCCGCCCGGTGCGGGCCACGCCGTGCGCCACGGCCTCGTCGTTGGCCGCGTGCGCCGCTTTTGCGGTTGGCTTTGCGGGTCGGTACTCCAACCAGTACTCCCGGATCCTGGAGATCAGGAACACCTCGTAGTCCATGGACAACCCAAATGCGATGCAGAACAACAGGACCGGCATGTTCGCCACCAGCGTCCCACTCGGGGTCGTTCCCAGCGCGCCAAGATGGCCCTCCTGGAAGATCCACACGAGCGCGCCGAACGCCGCGGTTAACGACAGCACATTGCACATCAGCGCCTTGACCGGCAGCACCACGCTGCCGGTAAGCAAGAACAGCAACACGAACGTGATGGTGGCCATCAGCCCAAGCACGAGCGGCAATCGATCCGTCACGGCGTCGACGCTGTCGCGGTTGACCTGCGCGACACCACCCATGTCGACGGATCGGCCGGCGGGGCCGGGCACCGCGTGCAACCGCTCGAGCTGTACGTCGGAGGCATGCGAAAACAGCGGCGCGTTGCTGTCCACGGTCAGAAATGCGCTGCCGTCGGCCAACCCAGTGGCCGCGGCCGGTGGTCCCACCCGGTTTCCGCCCACGAACGTGCCACTCGGCGCGCTCACCGCCGACACGTCGGGAACCCGCGACAAGCTGGCGGCATAGGTGTCCAGATCCGCCGGGTTCAGGCCACGCATATCGGGGATAACGACGGGCACCGCCGTCGCCGAATCGTGCGCGAAACCGGTGCGCAGCCGGTCACCGACCTCATGCGACGACGCCGAAGTCGGTAGCACTCGGTCGTCCGGGAAACCCCACTTCACCGAGAAGAACGGAAGGCCGAGCAACAGCAGTAGCGCCATGACGGCCAGACCGCTCGGCAGCCAGCGACGCATCACGAACTTGCTTGAGCGGTACCAGAACAGCTCCTCGACCGGCTTGTGCACCGGATCGGGGCGGCTTAACACCCGACGCACCAGTCGCCGCACGTCGAGTGAGTCCAGCCGGGGGCCCAGCAGCACGATCGCAGCCGGGGTTATCACGATGGACGCGGTTGCAACGAATGCCACGGTGGCCACGCCGGCGTAGGCGAACGACTTCAGGAAGTACATCGGGAACGCCACCGTCGCCGACATCGACAACGCCACGGTGACCGCGGAGAACAGCACGGTGCGTCCGGACGTGACCATGGTCCGGATCAGCGCGGTGTCCCGGTCACTGCCCTCGGCCAGCTCGTCGCGATAGCGGCTGACGATCAGCAGCGTGTAGTCGATGGCCAGCGCCAAACCCATGGCGGTACTCAGGTTGAGCGCGAAGATCGACACCTCGGTGGTAAACGTGACCAGCCGCAACACCGCCATCGAACCGACGACGGCCAGCGCACCGAGGGCCATAGGCAATGCCGCCGCCAACAGTCCACCGAACACCCAAACCAGCACCAGGAAGCTGAGCGGAATCGCGATGATCTCCATGACCACCAGGTCGTCCTGGTTTTGCTTGTTGATCTGGGCATACTGCATCGCCGGGCCACCGGCCCGGACGGTAACGCCGTCCCGATCGTGGACAAATTGGTCCGACAGGTATTGAGCGTTTTTCTGCGCGTAGTTTTCGCCGCCTCTGAGGTTGATCACGATCAACCCCGACTTGCCGTCCGTGCTGACCAGGTCGACCGCGGCGGCCGCTGGCACGGTCCACGCCGAGGACACGTTGTACACCAACGGCGACCGCTGCAATTGTTCGACGAGATCGGTGCCAACGCGGCGGGCCTGCTCGCTGTTGGCGCCTCCGGGCGCGGTCACCAGGATCAGCATCTGCTGACCGCTCTGCCCGAACTTGTCGGTAAGGACGCTAATGGCTTTGGCCGATTCCGAGTTCGGATCTTGGAAACCCCCGGGAGACAGGCTCTGGGCAACCGGGATGCCGAAGATCGCTGCGGCGATGAAGATCAGGAGCCCGACCGCGATGATTCTTCGCGGTGCCGAAATGGCAAGTCGAGCA is a genomic window containing:
- a CDS encoding SIR2 family NAD-dependent protein deacylase yields the protein MRVTVLSGAGISAESGVPTFRDDKNGLWARFDPYELSSTQGWERNPERVWGWYLWRHYLVATVEPNDGHRAIAAWQDHVEVSVITQNVDDLHERAGSNPVHHLHGSLFEFRCARCGVPYHDPLPEMTEPTIEVEPPVCLKCGGLIRPDIVWFGEALPEGPWLQAVEATEAADVMVVVGTSAIVYPAAGLPELALARGTVVIEVNPEPTPLTRNATLSIRESASKALPGLLEQLPALLK
- a CDS encoding class I SAM-dependent methyltransferase — encoded protein: MTVAVRVHNPFFARVWPVFAAHEAKAVTALRRENLAGLSGRVLEVGAGSGTNFVFYPESVEMVVAVEPEPRLAAKAREAAVGAPIPVVVTDETVEEFSDEQQFDAVVCSLVLCSVRDQRSVLQHLRSLLRPGGQLRYLEHVASAGVRGKWQRLVDATFWPKIMGNCHTHRDTERAILEAGFAVESARREWTLPVWAPLPVSELALGRAHRP
- a CDS encoding MMPL family transporter; amino-acid sequence: MLQGIARLAISAPRRIIAVGLLIFIAAAIFGIPVAQSLSPGGFQDPNSESAKAISVLTDKFGQSGQQMLILVTAPGGANSEQARRVGTDLVEQLQRSPLVYNVSSAWTVPAAAAVDLVSTDGKSGLIVINLRGGENYAQKNAQYLSDQFVHDRDGVTVRAGGPAMQYAQINKQNQDDLVVMEIIAIPLSFLVLVWVFGGLLAAALPMALGALAVVGSMAVLRLVTFTTEVSIFALNLSTAMGLALAIDYTLLIVSRYRDELAEGSDRDTALIRTMVTSGRTVLFSAVTVALSMSATVAFPMYFLKSFAYAGVATVAFVATASIVITPAAIVLLGPRLDSLDVRRLVRRVLSRPDPVHKPVEELFWYRSSKFVMRRWLPSGLAVMALLLLLGLPFFSVKWGFPDDRVLPTSASSHEVGDRLRTGFAHDSATAVPVVIPDMRGLNPADLDTYAASLSRVPDVSAVSAPSGTFVGGNRVGPPAAATGLADGSAFLTVDSNAPLFSHASDVQLERLHAVPGPAGRSVDMGGVAQVNRDSVDAVTDRLPLVLGLMATITFVLLFLLTGSVVLPVKALMCNVLSLTAAFGALVWIFQEGHLGALGTTPSGTLVANMPVLLFCIAFGLSMDYEVFLISRIREYWLEYRPAKPTAKAAHAANDEAVAHGVARTGRVITAAALVMSMSFAALIAAHVSFMRMFGLGLTLAVAADATLVRMVLVPAFMHVMGRWNWWAPKPLVWLHERFGISEASEKSVAFQAPGAAATTREEPPIPASVTRDG
- a CDS encoding class I SAM-dependent methyltransferase; the encoded protein is MKVDLSGVSETALLTLNARAREARRRNPIIDDPMAIALVDAIDFDFAKFGPPRQDFALRALAFDAQVRSYLDEHPTATVVALAEGLQTSFWRLDAALPDGQFRWLTVDLPPIVDVRTRLLPTSPRISVCAQSALDYSWMDSVDPAGGVFITAEGLLMYLQPEQALGLIAECAKRFPGGRLLFDLPPTWFARWSRLGIRTSLRYRIPPMPFSLSVAQAADLVGTVPGVVAAHDLRLPPGRGVLFNAALSTVYHMSVFDTLRPCLTLLEFG
- a CDS encoding TetR/AcrR family transcriptional regulator; its protein translation is MVDVSTAGLRRSRAPRGSGDLLRHEILDAATELLLETGQARAVSIRSVAQRVGVTPPSIYLHFEDKDALLDAVCARYLARLDQAMEQVASAGQQSTVDVLRAQGLAYVRFAVQTPELYRLATMGEWRSGSNVDIALDSSAFKHMRASVQTLMDEGVYRSDDPTTIALELWTAAHGVAALLIAKPHLPFGDVDAFADRVLGAVLCGHMVAGLVGAQTGGRATSAELVEWVLSRRPSEGDCSNDRGC
- a CDS encoding GntR family transcriptional regulator, giving the protein MELRDWLRVDVKAGKPLFDQLRTQVIDGVRAGALPPGTRLPTVRDLAGQLGVAANTVARAYRELESAAIVETRGRFGTFISRFDPTDAAMAAAAKEYVEVARALGLTKSDAIRYLTNVPDE
- a CDS encoding endonuclease domain-containing protein; translation: MRSPFIGSEAVRNGSLRPHQLRSGYTRVFPDVYIPRTHQELTLREKAVAGWLWSHRQGVLAGLTAASWHGSKWIDEHLPMELIWSNARPPRGIQTFDVTLQPNEFYLVNGLPVTTPQRTAYDIGRRKPIGTAIAYLDALMGATGVKAHEVAEIAEQHLDSALELVDTGSQSLKETWLRLLLIRAGLPRPKIQIPVLTKDGAQVYYLDMGWEGLKVAVEYDGEHHRLNRGQYTRDVRRSEALERLGWLIIRVVVTDRPGEIIRRVRDALEFRASKLRTDRDLA